The following nucleotide sequence is from Psychroflexus torquis ATCC 700755.
AAAGCAATAACAATTCCTATCGCGAGATTAGCTCCCATACCTCCTCGTCTTTTCATCGCCGATACAGAGACTGCGATGATTGTGAGAATAAAGGCAGAGACTGGAACACTCCATCGCTTATAGGCTACAATCTGATAACTACTAATGTTGGCAGATCCTCTTCGCTTTTCAGTTGTTATAAAGTCTTTTAATTCCCCATAATCTAGAGTTTCTGCGATATATTCTACTGGAGTTAATTCACCAAATTCAAAAGGCAAAATCGTATCTAAAGAAGACTGTCTTTCTATAACATCTTCCCTTTCATTTATAGTTCTCTTTTCAAAATTATTTAAGGTATATGTGGAATCTTTTGCATTGAATTTTAATCGAGAGGCCGAGATTTTAAAAGTCATTTCTTGGCCCTCAAAATGTTCTAGGGTAAAGTTTCTAGCGGTTCCTGTACTGGTTTGAAAGTTTGTAGCAAAAATAAACTCGTTATCATTGACTTGCCGATAAACATTTTGCGTCTCTTGCGATTGTTTACCTTTTTTGAAATACTGATATTTAAATTCGTTAAACCCTTGACTTGCATTGGGCACCAGATACATAGTGAACATAAGGGCAATGCCACATACCAAAGTAGCACCGATAAGATAGGGTCTTAAAAATCTCGAAAATGAAATGCCTGAACTCAGAATGGCAATGATTTCTGTATTATTCGCTAATTTGGAAGTAAACCATATGATGGATAAGAATAGAAAAATAGGGAATAATAAGTTGGCAAAGTATATGGTGAAGTTGCCATAAAACACCAGAACTTCTTCAATTGGTACCTCATTTTCTTTGATATCGTCAATCTTTTCTGAAAGATTGACGATAATGCCTATGGGTATAAACATCAAAAGCAAAGCAACGAATGTTGTTAAGTAGCGTTTTAGTATGTACCAATCTATAATTTTCAATGCTCTAGTATTAAAGTCTTATCGATAATTTTTTAACCATAGTATCCTTCCAGGTTCTAAAGGTGCCTGCTTGTATTTGTCGCCTAGCCTCTCTTACTAACCATAAATAGAACCCTAAATTGTGTATGGTAGCAATTTGTTTTCCTAACAATTCTTTGACGGAGAAAAGATGTTTTAAATACGCTTTAGAATATTCCGTATCTACCCAAGTGTAAGCTGCTGGATCTAAAGGTGAAAAATCCTCCTCCCACTTTTTATTTTTGATGTTAATGGTGCCTTCAGAGGTGAATAACATGCCGTTTCTACCATTTCTGGTAGGCATAACACAATCGAACATGTCTACAC
It contains:
- a CDS encoding LptF/LptG family permease codes for the protein MKIIDWYILKRYLTTFVALLLMFIPIGIIVNLSEKIDDIKENEVPIEEVLVFYGNFTIYFANLLFPIFLFLSIIWFTSKLANNTEIIAILSSGISFSRFLRPYLIGATLVCGIALMFTMYLVPNASQGFNEFKYQYFKKGKQSQETQNVYRQVNDNEFIFATNFQTSTGTARNFTLEHFEGQEMTFKISASRLKFNAKDSTYTLNNFEKRTINEREDVIERQSSLDTILPFEFGELTPVEYIAETLDYGELKDFITTEKRRGSANISSYQIVAYKRWSVPVSAFILTIIAVSVSAMKRRGGMGANLAIGIVIAFAFIFLDKVFGTIAEKSTFSPLIAVWFSNILFGLLAIYLLIKAKR